The Impatiens glandulifera chromosome 8, dImpGla2.1, whole genome shotgun sequence genome includes a window with the following:
- the LOC124913257 gene encoding cilia- and flagella-associated protein 251-like, whose protein sequence is MKNLLPNMPPRRERLKLLPKKQPPTSTPSPTSPPTPSVGCKCDELKEELRELKTELKEDLKDLKTELIKELKITIKETQETQETHHAYMKKLVISMSEQLLAKFNQKMTILIAKLDNMREKKKKKKKKKKKRKVDNKKEKIEEMMEMKLKVDGVEDEESVDVRVKDEKSVEAVENEESVDVKVKDEKSVDVNVKDEKSEVVDKEKSGEVEKEKSGEVEKEKSGEVEKESVDVNLTNMIQQGIKKKKKKKFEDDDYDFK, encoded by the exons ATGAAGAACCTACTTCCAAACATGCCACCAAGAAGAGAAAGGCTGAAGCTACTCCCAAAGAAGCA ACCCCCCACCTCGACGCCAAGTCCTACATCACCTCCAACACcttctgttggatgtaaatgtgatGAGCTGAAGGAGGAGCTAAGAGAGCTGAAAACAGAGTTGAAGGAGGACCTCAAAGACCTGAAAACGGAGCTCATCAAAGAACTTAAAATCACCATCAAAGAAACTCAAGAAACTCAAGAAACTCACCATGCTTATATGAAAAAGTTGGTTATTAGTATGTCCGAACAGTTATTAGCCAAATTCAACCAAAAGATGACCATTTTAATAGCCAAATTAGATAATATGagggagaagaaaaagaagaagaagaagaagaaaaagaagagaaaggtGGACAACAAGAAGGAGAAAATTGAg GAAATGATGGAGATGAAGTTGAAGGTGGATGGTGTGGAGGATGAGGAGAGTGTGGATGTGAGGGTGAAGGATGAGAAGAGTGTTGAGGCTGTGGAGAATGAGGAGAGTGTGGAtgtgaaggtgaaggatgagaAGAGTGTGGATGTGAATGTGAAGGATGAGAAGAGTGAGGTGGTTGATAAGGAGAAGAGTGGAGAGGTTGAGAAGGAGAAGAGTGGGGAGGTTGAGAAGGAGAAGAGTGGGGAGGTTGAGAAGGAGAGTGTGGATGTGAATCTCACCAATATGATACAACAAGgaattaagaagaagaagaagaagaagtttgaAGATGACGATTAtgatttcaaataa